The genomic stretch CCTGCTCGCGCGCATCTATGCGATCGACCCGGACGTCATCCTCATCGATCTCGAAAATCCGAGCCGCGACATATTGGAGCAGATGTTCCAAGTGAGCCGCGCCGTGCGCCGGCCCGTGGCCATGTTCGTCGATCAGAGCGACGCCGCCTCCATTCAGGCATCTGTCGACGCCGGCGTCTCCGCCTATATCGTCGACGGGCTGAAGAAAGAGCGCATCAAATCCATTCTCGATCTCTGCGTGTCGCGCTTCAACGCCTTCTCGCGTCTGCAGGACGAATTGGCGCGCGCCAAATCGGAGATAGAGGAGCGCAAGACGATCGATCGCGCCAAGGGTCTTTTGATGAAGGCGAAGAACCTCAGCGAGGAGGACGCCTATCGGCTGATGCGCAGCACGGCCATGCGCGAGAAGAAGAAGATTTTCGAGATCGCCCAGGCGATCATCACCGCCTCGGAGCTGTTCAAATGACCGCGGAGCGCGAACATTTACGCATCGGCTTCATTCCGCTCGCGGACGCCGCCTCGCTCTTCGTCGCCGTGGACAAGGGTTTCGCCGCGCAGGAAGGGCTCGACGTCGAGCTCGTGCAAGAGGTCTCCTGGTCCAATGTGCGCGACAAGCTCAATATCGGCATGTTCGACGCCGCGCATCTTCTGGCGCCCGTCGCCGTCGCCTCCAGCCTCGGCGTCGGACATGTGAAGACGCCGATCGTCGCGCCCTATAATCTCGCCATGAATGGCAACGCCATCACCGTCTCTCCCACGCTGCACGCGGCGATGAATGCGCGCCTCGACGGCGATGCGCTCGATCCGCTGGCCACGGCGCGCGCGCTCGCCCGCGTCGTCGCCGATCGCAAGGCCGCGCAGGCGGAACCGCTGACCTTCGGCATGACCTTCCCCTTCTCGGGACACAATTACCAATTGCGCTATTGGATGGCCGCCGGCGGCGTCGACCCGGATGAGGATGTTCGGCTCGTCGTGCTGCCGCCGCCCTATATGGTCGGCAGCCTGGCGCAGGGCCATGTCGACGGCTTTTGCGTCGGCGCGCCGTGGAATTCGGTCGCCGTCGATCTCGGCGTCGGACATATTCTGCATTTTTCGGTCGAGCTGTTCTCGCGCTGCGCGGAAAAATCGCTGGCCATGCGCGAGAGCTTCGCGCTCGAGCACCCGAATGTCGTCGCCGCTCTGCTGCGCGCTCTGCATCGCGCCGCGCGTTTCATCGGCGAAGCGGATCCGCATGAGATCGCAGCGCTGCTCGCCCGGCCAGATCGCGTCGGCGTCGGCGCCGATGTGATCTTGCGGACGCTGCAAGGCCGTCTCAAGATCGCGCCCGATGGCGCGACGCGCGAGAATGCGCGCTATCTGCTGCTCGGCCAGGAAGGCGCCGAGCGGCCGGACCCCACTCAGGCCGCGTGGCTCTATGCGCAAATGGCGCGCTGGGGACAGGCGCCCGTCTCGACCGCACTTCTCGACGCGGCGAAAGCCGTGTTCCGCCCCGATCTCTTCGACGCTGCGCTGCCTGCGACGACGCGCTCCGGCGACGCCATCGGGGCCTTTTGCGGCCCGAAATTCGATGAGCGCGACCTCGACGCCTATCTCGCCGCCTTCCCCATTCGCCGCGCGCCATAGCCTGTTTTTTATCGGTTCGGCGCCCGCCTATTGGGCAAGGCGCCGATACAGACGTCGCGCCTCGCCGGGACGGTTCCGCCGAAATTCATTGAATTACAAAGGATAGCGGGCGCGCAGCCTTTTGGCGCGCAGCTTGCAACATTCTTCCCGACGATGCGCCTCGCGCATCTTTCCATTTGTCCAACGACGGACGAACAGCAACGCCGCTGTCCCAGGGAGCTCGAGCGCCATGCGCTCTCCCGAGGGAAGCGGCTTTTTGCGTTTCGCGCCGTCGACAGAAGGACGGCGCCGACTCGCCCTGACCGATGCGCTCGCAGCGCGAAGAGGACGACGGTGACGATGACAGACGAAACAAGCTCAGCGAAGACCAATGCGGCCATGACGCTCGATCGTCGCGCGCTGCTGCGCGGCGCGGCCGGCGCGGCGGCGAGCTTCGCCGCCATTCGCGCCGCCTTCCCCGCCGGCGCCTTCGCGCAAGGCGCGGGACCGGAAACAACGAAAGCGATCCTCGGCTATATCGCGCTGGTCGACGCCGCGCCGCTCATCATCGCAAAGGAAAAAGGCCTTTTCGCCAAGCATGGCATGCCGGATGTCGAGGTGACGAAGCAGGCCTCCTGGGGCGCGACGCGCGACAATCTCGTGCTCGGCGGCGCCGCAAACGGCATAGACGGCGCGCATATTCTCACGCCCATGCCCTATCTCATCACAACCGGCAGAGTGACGCAGAACAATGCGCCGACGCCGATGTACATAGTCGCGCGGCTCAATCTCGACGCGCAGGGTATTTCCGTCGCCAATGAATATAAGGATCTGAAGATCACGACCAACGCCTCGGCGCTGCGCGAGGCCTTCGCCAAGAAGAAAGCCGAAGGCAAGGAGGTGAAGGTCGCCATGACCTTCCCCGGCGGCACGCATGATTTGTGGCTGCGCTATTGGCTCGCCGCGGCCGGCATAGATCCCGACAAGGACGTCTCGACCATCGTCGTGCCGCCCCCGCAAATGGTGGCGAATATGAAGGTGGGCAATATGGACGCCTTTTGCGTCGGCGAGCCATGGAACGAGCAGCTCGCCAATCAGAACATCGGCTACACTGCCTGCGCGACCGGCGAGATCTGGTCGAAGCATCCCGAAAAAGCGCTCGGTCTGCGCGCCGATTGGGTCGACAAAAATCCGCGCGCCGCACGCGCGCTCACCGCCGCGGTGCTGGAAGCGCAGCAATGGTGCGACAAGATGGAGAACAAGGCCGAGCTCGCCGAAATCGTCGGCAAGCGCCAATGGTTCAACGTGCCCGTCGCCGATATCGTCGGACGCCTGAAAGGCGATCTCAATTACGGCAATGGCCGCATCGAGAAAGGCACGAAGCAGTTCATGAAATTCTGGCGCGACGCCGCTTCCTATCCCTTCAAGAGTCACGACGCCTGGTTCGTCACCGAGGACATTCGCTGGGGCAAGCTCGAGCCGACGACGAATATCAAAGCACTGGTCGACAAGGTGAATCGCGAAGACATTTGGCGCGAGGCGGCGAAGTCCATCAACGTCCCCGCCAAAGAAATTCCGACATCGACGTCGCGCGGAAAGGAGACCTTCTTCGACGGCAAGGTCTTCGATCCCGAAAACCCGCAGGCCTATCTGAAGAGCCTGTCCATCAAGCGCGCGCAAGTCTGATCGAAGAGGCCGAAATGACGATGCAACTCACCAAGGACGATCTCGTCGACGCGAGGCAAGCCGACGATCGCTCGATCGACGAGCTCTATGCGCGCCGGCGCGTTCCGCTGGTCGAAAAATACGGCGCGAATATTCGCGCCTTCTTCGCAGCGGTCCTGCCGCCGATCATCGTGCTCGCAATATTGCTAGGCGTCTGGCAGCTTCTCTGCATCAAGCCGACCTCCGCCCTGCCATCGCCCTCGCGCATATGGAGCGAGGCCAATGATCTCATCCTGTACCCGTTCTTCGTCGCCGGACCGCAGGATATCGGCCTCGGCTGGCGCGTGCTCACATCGCTGCAGCGCGTCGCCGTCGGCTTCGGACTCGCGAGCGTCGCCGGCGTGCTGCTCGGCGTCATCGTCGGGCAATCACGCTGGGCGATGCGCGGTCTCGATCCGCTGTTCCAAGTGCTGCGCACCGTGCCGCCGCTCGCCTGGTTGCCGATCTCGCTCGCGGCCTTTCGCGACAGCCATCCTTCAGCGATCTTCGTGATCTTCATCACCTCCATCTGGCCGATTATCATCAACACGGCCGTCGGCGTGCGCAATATTCCGCAGGATTATCGCAATGTCGCCGCCGTGCTGCGGCTCAATCACATCGAGTTCTTCTGGAAGATCATGATTCCCTCGGCCGCGCCGTATATTTTTACCGGCCTGCGCATCGGCGTCGGCCTCTCCTGGCTCGCCATTGTCGCGGCGGAAATGCTGACCGGCGGCGTCGGCATCGGCTTCTTCATCTGGGACGCCTGGAACTCCTCGCGCCTGTCCGACATCTTCGTCGCCCTCGCCTATATCGGCGTCACCGGCTTCGTGCTCGATCGCATCGTCGCCGCGATCGGCGCATTCGCCACACGCGGCGCGCAAGCCTCCTGAAAGGATTCGCCATGAGCTATCTTCGCATCGATCATGTCGACAAAATTTTCGCGAGCGGCGCGCGCGCGACGAAAGTGCTCGAAGCCGTCGATCTTTCCGTCGAGAAGGGACAATTCGTCACCATCATCGGCCATTCCGGCTGCGGCAAATCCACTCTGCTCAATATCGTCGCCGGGCTGGTGAGCGCGAGCGCCGGCGGCGTCGTGCTGGAAAATCGTCAGGTCGACACCCCCGGGCCGGATCGCGCCGTCGTCTTCCAGAATCATTCGCTGCTGCCCTGGCTCACCGTCTACGACAATGTGCGCCTCGCGGTGGACAAGGTGTTCTCCCGCAAAAAGAGTCGCGCCGAGCGCCATGATTGGACAATGCGCAATCTCGAGCTCGTGCAGATGACCCATGCAAAGGACAAGCGTCCGAGCGAAATTTCCGGCGGCATGAAGCAGCGCGTCGGCATCGCCCGCGCGCTCGCCATGGAGCCGAAGGTTCTGCTGCTCGACGAGCCCTTCGGCGCGCTCGACGCGCTCACCCGCGCGCATCTTCAAGACCAGGTGATGGAGTTGCACCGCACACTCGGCAATACGGTGATGATGATCACGCATGATGTGGACGAAGCCGTGCTGCTCTCCGACCGCATCGTGATG from Methylosinus sp. C49 encodes the following:
- a CDS encoding ANTAR domain-containing protein translates to MKIVIVDESPVRAAILEDGLREAGFTNVERIGEMRSLLARIYAIDPDVILIDLENPSRDILEQMFQVSRAVRRPVAMFVDQSDAASIQASVDAGVSAYIVDGLKKERIKSILDLCVSRFNAFSRLQDELARAKSEIEERKTIDRAKGLLMKAKNLSEEDAYRLMRSTAMREKKKIFEIAQAIITASELFK
- the ntrB gene encoding nitrate ABC transporter permease, which encodes MTMQLTKDDLVDARQADDRSIDELYARRRVPLVEKYGANIRAFFAAVLPPIIVLAILLGVWQLLCIKPTSALPSPSRIWSEANDLILYPFFVAGPQDIGLGWRVLTSLQRVAVGFGLASVAGVLLGVIVGQSRWAMRGLDPLFQVLRTVPPLAWLPISLAAFRDSHPSAIFVIFITSIWPIIINTAVGVRNIPQDYRNVAAVLRLNHIEFFWKIMIPSAAPYIFTGLRIGVGLSWLAIVAAEMLTGGVGIGFFIWDAWNSSRLSDIFVALAYIGVTGFVLDRIVAAIGAFATRGAQAS
- a CDS encoding CmpA/NrtA family ABC transporter substrate-binding protein; amino-acid sequence: MTAEREHLRIGFIPLADAASLFVAVDKGFAAQEGLDVELVQEVSWSNVRDKLNIGMFDAAHLLAPVAVASSLGVGHVKTPIVAPYNLAMNGNAITVSPTLHAAMNARLDGDALDPLATARALARVVADRKAAQAEPLTFGMTFPFSGHNYQLRYWMAAGGVDPDEDVRLVVLPPPYMVGSLAQGHVDGFCVGAPWNSVAVDLGVGHILHFSVELFSRCAEKSLAMRESFALEHPNVVAALLRALHRAARFIGEADPHEIAALLARPDRVGVGADVILRTLQGRLKIAPDGATRENARYLLLGQEGAERPDPTQAAWLYAQMARWGQAPVSTALLDAAKAVFRPDLFDAALPATTRSGDAIGAFCGPKFDERDLDAYLAAFPIRRAP
- a CDS encoding CmpA/NrtA family ABC transporter substrate-binding protein, with amino-acid sequence MTDETSSAKTNAAMTLDRRALLRGAAGAAASFAAIRAAFPAGAFAQGAGPETTKAILGYIALVDAAPLIIAKEKGLFAKHGMPDVEVTKQASWGATRDNLVLGGAANGIDGAHILTPMPYLITTGRVTQNNAPTPMYIVARLNLDAQGISVANEYKDLKITTNASALREAFAKKKAEGKEVKVAMTFPGGTHDLWLRYWLAAAGIDPDKDVSTIVVPPPQMVANMKVGNMDAFCVGEPWNEQLANQNIGYTACATGEIWSKHPEKALGLRADWVDKNPRAARALTAAVLEAQQWCDKMENKAELAEIVGKRQWFNVPVADIVGRLKGDLNYGNGRIEKGTKQFMKFWRDAASYPFKSHDAWFVTEDIRWGKLEPTTNIKALVDKVNREDIWREAAKSINVPAKEIPTSTSRGKETFFDGKVFDPENPQAYLKSLSIKRAQV
- a CDS encoding ABC transporter ATP-binding protein gives rise to the protein MSYLRIDHVDKIFASGARATKVLEAVDLSVEKGQFVTIIGHSGCGKSTLLNIVAGLVSASAGGVVLENRQVDTPGPDRAVVFQNHSLLPWLTVYDNVRLAVDKVFSRKKSRAERHDWTMRNLELVQMTHAKDKRPSEISGGMKQRVGIARALAMEPKVLLLDEPFGALDALTRAHLQDQVMELHRTLGNTVMMITHDVDEAVLLSDRIVMMTNGPCATIGETLDVALPRPRDRVALSTDPLYLECRRRVLQFLYERHHYVEAA